Proteins encoded together in one Planctomyces sp. SH-PL14 window:
- a CDS encoding CCA tRNA nucleotidyltransferase produces the protein MSDERREFAVEVVRRLREKGFVACWAGGCVRDLLMGRAPQDYDVATSATPSEVRTVFGPRKTLAVGESFGVIIVKGAPRTGHVEVATFRREGPYSDARRPDHVTFSSPEEDAKRRDFTINGMFYDPLEERVIDYVDGQADLQARVVRAIGDPHDRMREDRLRMLRAVRFAAILDFALEPQTADAIREMREGVRQVSAERIAQELQKMLVHRRRRRSIELAADTGLLPILIPELPPLDPAAPTPEWNATLQALDDLTAPSFEIAFSIVLRTLAAPAKGKRSGAGGAVDEICLRLRLSNQQRSHIVWLAENQREMDGLERAEPWEWKRFLQQPWAADLLTQQSLVRRHTGEDLVPIEFLLDLRSRLTADEINPPPLVTGESLIARGLPPGPGFRDILDRIRNAQLNGEVSTPDEALALVDRLRPSS, from the coding sequence ATGTCGGACGAGCGTCGGGAATTCGCCGTGGAGGTCGTCCGGCGGCTGCGGGAGAAGGGTTTCGTCGCCTGCTGGGCCGGCGGCTGCGTGCGGGACCTGCTGATGGGCCGCGCGCCGCAGGACTATGACGTGGCGACGAGCGCCACCCCCTCCGAAGTCCGCACGGTGTTCGGCCCGCGAAAGACCCTCGCCGTGGGGGAGAGCTTCGGCGTCATCATCGTCAAAGGGGCGCCCCGGACGGGACACGTCGAGGTCGCCACCTTCCGCCGCGAAGGTCCTTACAGCGATGCCCGCCGGCCCGATCACGTCACCTTCTCATCTCCGGAAGAGGACGCGAAGCGGCGCGACTTCACCATCAACGGGATGTTCTACGATCCCCTCGAAGAACGGGTGATCGACTACGTCGATGGACAGGCGGACCTCCAGGCCCGCGTCGTCCGCGCCATCGGCGATCCGCACGACCGGATGCGGGAAGACCGGCTGCGGATGCTCCGCGCCGTCCGCTTCGCGGCGATCCTCGATTTCGCCCTGGAGCCGCAGACGGCCGACGCCATTCGCGAGATGCGCGAAGGAGTCCGGCAGGTCAGCGCAGAGCGGATCGCCCAAGAGCTCCAGAAGATGCTTGTCCATCGCCGACGGCGGCGGTCGATCGAGCTGGCCGCCGACACCGGGCTCCTGCCGATCCTGATTCCCGAGCTCCCACCGCTCGATCCCGCGGCGCCGACGCCGGAGTGGAACGCCACGCTTCAAGCACTCGACGACCTGACGGCCCCCTCGTTCGAGATCGCGTTCTCGATCGTCCTTCGCACACTGGCCGCGCCGGCGAAGGGAAAGCGTTCCGGAGCGGGCGGCGCCGTTGACGAGATCTGCCTGCGGCTGCGGCTCTCGAATCAGCAGCGGAGCCACATCGTCTGGCTCGCGGAGAACCAGCGGGAGATGGACGGCCTGGAACGAGCCGAGCCCTGGGAGTGGAAGCGGTTCCTGCAGCAGCCCTGGGCCGCGGACCTTCTGACTCAGCAGTCGCTCGTCCGGCGGCACACCGGAGAGGACCTTGTTCCGATCGAGTTTCTGCTCGACCTCCGGTCCCGGCTGACCGCCGACGAGATCAATCCCCCGCCCCTCGTGACGGGGGAATCGCTGATCGCCCGCGGATTGCCCCCCGGCCCCGGGTTCCGCGACATCCTCGACCGGATCCGCAACGCTCAGCTCAACGGCGAAGTCTCCACGCCGGACGAAGCGCTCGCGCTGGTCGACCGGCTTCGGCCCTCATCGTAG
- a CDS encoding DUF6798 domain-containing protein, whose amino-acid sequence MLFGIAVLAVLCGLSFARWPSPGINETHYLAKAKHFADPAWCAGDFFLESSNPHAATSWLLGELTSRFSFETSAAIGRTLALVVLAAGWTLMLCGTLPGWRERILATSLFCCLHVLGNWSGEWLLRGVEGKVFAWGFLFLAIGLWTARKPVIAGASLGAAFTFHPVIGAWGALCAILSFAWAAVDRRRIRRTDTSVTEPAYGNVSLPAIAGGAILFALTAAPGFVAALPALRLGTPEERWQADHIQVAQRLAHHLDPAQFLWSSHREYLLLIAALLLLPCGRRWTALERMGWMVVLCAIGGIVVAIWPRELHPFSLYVLRLKLLKLYPFRLADIFVPLLVSVRLAEWLGSVAAWKAGWWRFAPLIAALLGVAWFWPGDEKPARKMSLAEFEDWKEVLGWIRKETPSDAVVQSMNEDFAIKWYTERAEYVNYKDCPQDAPGIMEWHRRLLWLDQEWRTPAIADMRVSAAELATLHQRTGIDYLICSRFGPIEGDPVFTKGAFRVYRLPAAPAAGGAR is encoded by the coding sequence TTGCTGTTTGGTATCGCGGTCCTGGCCGTGCTGTGCGGACTCTCGTTCGCCCGCTGGCCCAGCCCGGGGATCAACGAGACCCACTACCTCGCCAAGGCGAAGCACTTCGCCGATCCCGCGTGGTGTGCCGGCGACTTCTTTCTGGAGTCCTCCAACCCCCACGCCGCCACCTCCTGGCTCCTGGGGGAACTCACCTCCCGGTTCTCGTTCGAGACGTCGGCGGCGATCGGCCGGACTCTGGCTCTCGTCGTTCTGGCGGCCGGATGGACGCTGATGCTGTGCGGCACGCTCCCGGGCTGGCGGGAACGAATCCTGGCCACCTCGCTCTTCTGTTGCCTCCACGTCCTCGGCAACTGGTCGGGCGAGTGGCTTCTCCGCGGCGTCGAAGGAAAGGTGTTCGCCTGGGGCTTTCTGTTTCTGGCGATCGGCCTCTGGACCGCCCGGAAGCCGGTGATCGCCGGTGCGTCGCTCGGAGCGGCGTTCACGTTTCACCCGGTCATCGGGGCCTGGGGAGCTCTGTGTGCCATCCTGTCGTTCGCCTGGGCCGCGGTGGATCGCCGCAGAATTCGGCGAACCGACACCTCCGTGACGGAACCGGCCTACGGGAACGTTTCGCTGCCGGCGATCGCCGGAGGGGCGATCCTGTTCGCCCTGACCGCCGCTCCGGGGTTCGTCGCGGCACTTCCGGCCCTGCGGCTCGGGACGCCCGAGGAGCGCTGGCAGGCCGACCACATCCAGGTCGCGCAGCGGCTGGCCCACCACCTCGACCCCGCGCAGTTCCTCTGGTCCAGCCACCGCGAATATCTGCTCCTGATCGCGGCGCTCCTGCTCCTTCCCTGCGGACGGCGATGGACGGCCCTCGAGCGGATGGGATGGATGGTGGTCCTGTGTGCCATCGGCGGAATCGTCGTGGCGATCTGGCCCCGCGAGCTGCACCCGTTTTCGCTCTACGTGCTGCGGCTGAAACTCCTCAAGCTCTACCCGTTCCGGCTCGCCGACATCTTCGTGCCGCTGCTGGTTTCCGTCCGCCTCGCCGAGTGGCTGGGTTCGGTCGCCGCGTGGAAGGCCGGATGGTGGCGATTCGCTCCCCTGATCGCAGCCCTGCTCGGCGTTGCCTGGTTCTGGCCGGGCGATGAGAAGCCCGCTCGAAAGATGAGCCTGGCCGAGTTCGAGGACTGGAAGGAGGTCCTCGGCTGGATCCGCAAGGAAACTCCCTCGGACGCCGTCGTTCAGTCGATGAACGAGGACTTCGCAATCAAGTGGTACACGGAGCGGGCGGAGTACGTGAACTACAAGGACTGCCCGCAGGACGCCCCCGGAATCATGGAATGGCATCGCCGGCTGCTGTGGCTCGACCAGGAGTGGCGGACCCCCGCCATCGCCGACATGCGCGTCTCCGCCGCTGAGCTCGCCACCCTGCATCAACGGACCGGGATCGACTACCTGATCTGCAGCCGCTTCGGCCCGATCGAGGGGGATCCGGTGTTCACCAAGGGAGCGTTCCGGGTCTATCGCCTCCCTGCAGCGCCGGCGGCCGGAGGTGCACGGTGA
- the cysS gene encoding cysteine--tRNA ligase has protein sequence MALRVYSTLSRQKEEFQTVEPGRVKMYLCGPTVYKPAHIGHMVGPVIFDTVKKYLAYSGYDVKFIINITDVDDKLINKANEKGMTVKALAEQMTADYFDNLKLMGVDSIDHFPYATDHIQDMLDMITRLIEKGHAYPLGGDVYFSVESDDDYGKLSNRSLEQMLAGTRVEANDRKKNPADFALWKGSKAGEPAWDSPWGPGRPGWHIECSAMSAKILGDSIDIHGGGLDLMFPHHENELAQSECCSGKPFARYWLHNGLMQSGKGTGKVGGAHSREGDAATTTESQIAGKLAGSAGAESIKTAVFAHHSPEVVRFFLLATHYRSPIDFSIENIAATGKSMEGFYRLFETFERITGTSFYALPASARRAESTVATSLPPDLAGPLGEQRDKFLEAMDDDFNTGGAIAALFEMRRIINSFINDRKLESTANPADDAALTAVMTLFKELTNILGVFRKAPEKKAGTDDALVEHLMQLILDIRADARKNKNWPVADKIRDALKNAKVAVEDSPTGVRWSRQG, from the coding sequence ATGGCCCTGCGAGTCTACAGCACCCTGTCCCGTCAGAAGGAAGAGTTTCAGACGGTCGAGCCCGGCCGGGTCAAGATGTATCTCTGCGGACCGACGGTCTACAAGCCGGCCCACATCGGCCACATGGTCGGCCCGGTCATCTTCGACACCGTCAAGAAGTACCTCGCCTACTCCGGCTACGACGTCAAGTTCATCATCAACATCACGGATGTTGACGACAAGCTGATCAACAAGGCCAACGAGAAGGGGATGACGGTCAAGGCTCTCGCCGAGCAGATGACCGCCGACTACTTCGACAACCTCAAGCTGATGGGTGTCGACAGCATCGATCACTTCCCCTACGCGACCGATCACATCCAGGACATGCTGGACATGATCACGCGGCTGATCGAGAAGGGGCACGCGTACCCGCTGGGCGGGGACGTCTACTTCTCCGTCGAGTCGGACGACGACTACGGCAAGCTCTCCAACCGCAGCCTGGAGCAGATGCTCGCCGGGACCCGCGTGGAGGCGAACGACCGCAAGAAGAACCCCGCCGACTTCGCTCTCTGGAAGGGCTCGAAGGCGGGTGAGCCGGCCTGGGACAGTCCGTGGGGGCCTGGCCGCCCCGGCTGGCACATCGAGTGTTCGGCGATGAGTGCCAAGATCCTCGGCGACTCGATCGATATTCACGGCGGCGGGCTCGACCTGATGTTCCCGCACCACGAGAACGAACTCGCGCAGTCCGAGTGCTGCAGCGGCAAGCCGTTCGCCCGCTACTGGCTCCACAACGGCCTCATGCAGTCCGGCAAGGGGACGGGCAAGGTCGGCGGCGCTCACAGCCGCGAAGGGGATGCGGCGACGACCACCGAAAGCCAGATCGCCGGCAAGCTCGCCGGTTCGGCCGGGGCCGAGTCGATCAAGACCGCCGTCTTCGCACATCACTCGCCCGAGGTCGTCCGGTTCTTCCTCCTCGCGACGCACTACCGCAGCCCGATCGATTTCTCGATCGAGAACATTGCCGCGACCGGCAAGAGCATGGAAGGCTTTTACCGGCTGTTCGAGACCTTCGAGCGGATCACCGGGACCAGCTTCTATGCCCTTCCCGCCTCCGCCCGCCGCGCGGAGTCGACGGTCGCCACCAGCCTGCCGCCGGATCTCGCCGGCCCCCTGGGCGAGCAGCGGGACAAGTTCCTCGAGGCGATGGACGACGACTTCAATACGGGGGGCGCGATCGCGGCCCTGTTTGAAATGCGGCGGATCATCAACAGCTTCATCAACGACCGGAAGCTGGAATCGACCGCCAACCCGGCCGACGACGCGGCCCTCACCGCGGTGATGACGCTCTTCAAGGAGCTGACCAACATCCTCGGCGTGTTCCGCAAGGCCCCCGAGAAGAAGGCCGGGACCGACGACGCCCTCGTCGAGCACCTGATGCAGCTGATCCTCGACATCCGGGCGGACGCGCGGAAGAACAAGAACTGGCCGGTCGCCGACAAGATCCGGGACGCTCTCAAGAACGCCAAGGTCGCTGTCGAGGACTCCCCGACGGGCGTCCGCTGGTCCCGTCAGGGGTGA
- a CDS encoding MotA/TolQ/ExbB proton channel family protein — protein sequence MIPGLNADLLNRVSSISTHVIVSAFAIHLFVFFLLWIWYRRDLRSIASSLFDFTKGIRNQSLLDGNAHLSDQIDAFLADVRDVLDDDTRAADRRQLLLRMQFLDERKSYLNSMAFETVYNIARVMIEAYPVAGVLGTVLAIGAALQPDVAGKVVTVNQIIARFGEGIWATFAGLIAAIILMFLNSVLEPSFDRLAENRRTVREVIARAKRELALVAANDPAGGGHA from the coding sequence ATGATCCCCGGACTGAACGCCGATCTTCTGAACCGGGTCTCCTCAATCTCGACCCACGTCATCGTCTCGGCGTTCGCCATCCACCTCTTCGTCTTCTTCCTCCTCTGGATCTGGTACCGCCGCGACCTCCGCAGCATCGCCTCCAGCCTCTTCGACTTCACCAAAGGGATCCGCAACCAGAGCCTCCTCGACGGCAACGCCCACCTCTCCGACCAGATCGACGCCTTCCTGGCGGACGTCCGCGATGTCCTCGACGACGACACCCGCGCGGCCGACCGCCGGCAGCTCCTCCTCCGGATGCAGTTCCTCGATGAGCGGAAGAGCTACCTGAACTCGATGGCCTTCGAGACCGTCTACAACATCGCCCGCGTGATGATCGAGGCCTACCCCGTCGCCGGCGTCCTCGGGACCGTTCTGGCGATCGGCGCCGCCCTCCAGCCCGACGTCGCCGGGAAGGTCGTGACCGTCAACCAGATCATCGCCCGCTTCGGCGAAGGGATCTGGGCCACCTTCGCCGGGCTGATCGCCGCCATCATCCTGATGTTCCTCAACAGCGTTCTCGAGCCCTCCTTCGACCGCCTCGCCGAGAACCGCCGCACCGTCCGTGAAGTGATCGCCCGCGCGAAGCGGGAGCTGGCCCTTGTCGCCGCCAACGACCCGGCGGGGGGAGGGCACGCATGA
- the lpxK gene encoding tetraacyldisaccharide 4'-kinase: MDLERYLAVVSGRNRSLSAATLRCLLAGAEPFYGAAVRSRNALFDSGWKRIERVPCPVVSVGNLTTGGTGKTPVVAWLVNQLRERGRRPAIVSRGYRSLDAEGNDEKRLMDQLCPGVPHRQNPRRIDSARAIVVGQEGDVIVLDDGYQHRQLHRDFDLLLVDATNPWGFNRLLPRGLLREPMAGLKRASLVLITRCEHAPPNRIEEIRKTVGRYADVPVETSRFITRDLVNVRGERLRAADFAGRNVGAFCGIGNPDGFRSSLQASGLTLDASRVRALPDHFHYGPEDLRALGVWGQTGGANALITTRKDLVKIPAAELEGIPLWALNLELEPDHPDVLLSHLDRALAG; the protein is encoded by the coding sequence ATGGATCTCGAACGCTACCTCGCCGTTGTGTCGGGACGGAACCGGAGTCTGTCCGCAGCGACGCTCCGATGCCTGCTGGCGGGCGCGGAGCCGTTCTACGGCGCCGCGGTCCGCAGCCGCAACGCGCTGTTCGACTCAGGCTGGAAGCGGATCGAGCGCGTTCCCTGCCCCGTCGTCAGTGTGGGGAACCTGACCACCGGGGGTACGGGGAAGACTCCCGTCGTCGCGTGGCTCGTGAACCAGCTTCGGGAGCGGGGCCGCCGCCCGGCGATCGTCAGCCGCGGGTATCGCTCGCTGGATGCCGAAGGGAATGACGAAAAGCGGCTGATGGACCAGCTCTGCCCCGGGGTGCCGCATCGGCAGAACCCCCGCCGGATCGACTCCGCCCGGGCGATCGTCGTCGGGCAGGAGGGGGACGTCATCGTTCTCGACGACGGTTACCAGCACCGGCAGCTCCACCGGGACTTCGATCTCCTGCTCGTCGATGCGACCAATCCCTGGGGCTTTAACCGACTGCTGCCTCGAGGCCTGCTGCGGGAGCCGATGGCCGGGCTGAAGCGGGCTTCGCTCGTGCTCATTACGCGCTGCGAACACGCGCCGCCGAACCGCATCGAGGAGATCAGGAAGACCGTAGGGCGGTATGCCGACGTCCCGGTCGAGACGTCGCGGTTCATCACGCGGGACCTCGTAAACGTGCGAGGCGAGCGGCTCCGGGCTGCCGACTTCGCCGGCCGGAACGTGGGGGCGTTCTGCGGCATCGGCAACCCGGACGGGTTTCGAAGCTCGCTCCAGGCGAGCGGACTGACGCTGGACGCTTCCCGGGTCCGAGCGCTTCCCGATCATTTTCATTACGGCCCAGAAGACCTTCGAGCCCTGGGGGTCTGGGGGCAGACGGGCGGAGCGAATGCGCTCATTACGACGCGGAAGGACCTCGTCAAAATTCCGGCCGCGGAACTGGAGGGGATTCCGTTGTGGGCCCTCAATCTGGAGCTGGAGCCGGATCATCCCGACGTCCTCCTGTCTCACCTGGACAGAGCCCTCGCGGGATGA
- a CDS encoding division/cell wall cluster transcriptional repressor MraZ, which yields MSAPETFITGEIKRTLDERFRLTLPQEFAQAISDEAGETIVAKERYGCLSLWRGADWQKRHDDGMALIRQKIAAGRMEQKWTDVQRLGRLLSTRYAKATLANRSRLLIPEGFREFLDVDKSQDVMVVGAVICVEIWNPKAWLEQLRQDMPEFGPLFKQLTD from the coding sequence ATGTCAGCACCTGAGACATTCATCACCGGGGAGATCAAACGGACGCTCGATGAGCGGTTCCGTCTGACCCTTCCCCAGGAGTTTGCTCAGGCGATCTCGGATGAGGCAGGCGAGACCATCGTGGCGAAGGAACGCTACGGATGTTTGAGCTTGTGGCGGGGAGCCGATTGGCAGAAGCGGCACGATGACGGGATGGCCCTGATTCGGCAGAAGATCGCAGCCGGACGGATGGAGCAGAAATGGACTGACGTCCAACGTCTGGGGCGACTCTTATCGACGCGGTACGCGAAAGCGACGCTGGCCAACCGATCGCGACTCCTGATCCCGGAGGGATTCCGAGAATTCCTCGACGTGGATAAATCTCAGGATGTCATGGTGGTGGGCGCGGTCATCTGTGTGGAGATCTGGAACCCCAAGGCCTGGCTGGAGCAGCTCCGCCAGGACATGCCGGAATTCGGCCCGCTGTTCAAGCAGCTGACCGACTGA
- a CDS encoding FtsX-like permease family protein yields the protein MTLNLSRFVLRSLRHYWRNSAAVILGIIAATAVITGALIVGDSVRDSLRQMSLDRLGQIDHALIGQRFFTEGLAQALATEAPDVSGIAPAIAIRGSISVRLPDGKDQVRRAGNVNVYGVDSRFWKLGNEDRPEFSFVANRRLAEQLQLKTGDNVSVVVEIPAAIPRDALLGERDETSTELLLDVTAIAEDESMPGRFGLNPTQQLPLNAFVPLEALQQQMGLAQVRPTRRNPESRPGRINALFVATKDGQLGQPTADTLTALTARKATLDDLGLKVKPHPDHGYVSIESERMILEDSLSERALGLFSPERTSASLIYLVNEIHGAADPSKYGMYSVAAGINFVDRPPFGPFRYLAGGPPAPDETDGIVLNEWAAQDLGVKVGDRIDAAYYVVGDRGELPESQTSFTVRGIAALDGAALDRGYAPDVPGVTDAETYGDWREPFPLKRDRITPRDDDFWEQYRTTPKLFLPLKAAQSLWKSRYGQYTTIRIAPAENQSLPDLTADAGAKLLAALTPDDTGLRFLPVKEQGLLASEKSGDFTGLFIGFSFFLIVAASLLIGLLFRLGIERRIREFGLLSAVGWPPSRVRNAFVLEGAFLVLIGIILGAAAGVAYAELMMYGLRTWWIGAVGTRFLFLSVHPATLAIGAAISAVVSLLAILWGLRQPRRYTTREQLSGASEATEGTRPGRGGWSRGIAAGGLGLAGLLLIASLTGLVPQTEAFGGFSWQIVAFFVTGIAALTGSQAAFAAWLASDRAVTVRGRGAAATARLSLRNASRHRSRSLLTASLLASAVFVVVAVAAGRRNPAVEKPEPHSGNGGFTLVAQTSSPLLYDLNTSAGRAKLGLNPNNDPAVDALAAEMRVASFRTKPGEDASCLNIYRTSVPTILGLPEATLEEFSKSKRFKFADTPSADPWPLLLKPAAHGGIPVFGDMNTLMYSLHKGIGSSIEARDANGSPVTLEVVGMLDASVLQGVLVMSEANFLKLYPDSGFRDFLIECPVEKADEISTLLESRLGDSGFDAERVAVRLADFLAVQNTYLSTFQSLGGLGLLLGTLGLATVMLRNVLERRGELALMRAIGIGNRRVGAMVLVENLFLVAMGTLSGAGAALLSMGPHLRTAGADVPWGSLLMLVSGVIAIGAIAALGAVWNAVRSPIVSTLRGE from the coding sequence ATGACTTTGAACCTCTCCCGGTTCGTCCTCCGCAGCCTCCGCCACTACTGGCGGAATAGCGCCGCAGTCATCCTCGGAATCATCGCCGCCACCGCCGTCATCACCGGCGCCCTCATCGTCGGAGACTCCGTCCGCGACAGCCTCCGCCAGATGTCGCTCGACCGCCTCGGCCAAATCGATCACGCCCTCATCGGCCAGCGATTCTTCACCGAAGGACTCGCCCAAGCCCTCGCCACCGAAGCCCCCGACGTCTCCGGCATCGCCCCCGCCATCGCCATCCGCGGCAGCATCTCCGTCCGGCTCCCCGACGGCAAAGACCAGGTCCGCCGCGCCGGAAACGTGAATGTCTACGGCGTCGACTCCCGCTTCTGGAAACTCGGCAACGAGGACCGGCCGGAGTTCTCCTTCGTTGCCAACCGCCGCCTGGCCGAACAGCTCCAACTCAAAACCGGCGACAACGTCAGCGTCGTCGTCGAGATCCCCGCCGCGATCCCGCGCGACGCCCTGCTCGGCGAGCGGGACGAGACCAGCACCGAACTCCTCCTGGACGTCACGGCGATCGCCGAGGACGAATCCATGCCGGGACGCTTCGGCCTCAACCCGACGCAGCAACTGCCACTCAACGCCTTCGTCCCCCTGGAAGCGCTGCAGCAGCAGATGGGACTCGCCCAGGTCCGGCCGACGCGCCGCAATCCGGAGTCCCGCCCCGGCCGCATCAACGCCCTCTTCGTCGCCACAAAGGACGGCCAGCTCGGCCAGCCAACCGCCGACACATTGACCGCCCTCACGGCCCGAAAAGCGACGCTCGACGACCTGGGTCTCAAGGTCAAGCCGCACCCCGACCACGGCTACGTCTCGATCGAAAGCGAGCGGATGATCCTAGAGGACTCCCTCTCCGAACGGGCCCTCGGCCTGTTCTCTCCCGAGCGAACCTCCGCCTCGCTGATCTATCTCGTGAACGAGATCCACGGCGCCGCCGATCCGTCGAAGTACGGGATGTACTCGGTCGCGGCGGGCATTAACTTCGTCGACCGTCCCCCGTTCGGGCCGTTCCGCTATCTTGCCGGCGGCCCCCCCGCGCCGGACGAGACCGACGGAATCGTGCTGAACGAATGGGCCGCGCAGGACCTCGGTGTGAAGGTCGGCGACCGGATCGATGCCGCCTACTACGTCGTCGGCGACCGGGGAGAGCTGCCCGAGAGCCAAACGTCGTTCACGGTCCGGGGGATCGCGGCGCTCGACGGTGCGGCCCTCGACCGCGGTTATGCCCCGGACGTCCCCGGTGTCACGGACGCGGAGACCTACGGCGACTGGCGGGAGCCGTTCCCGCTGAAGCGCGACCGCATCACTCCCCGCGACGACGACTTCTGGGAACAGTACAGGACGACGCCGAAGCTGTTCCTCCCGCTCAAGGCCGCGCAGTCGCTCTGGAAGAGCCGCTACGGCCAGTACACGACGATCCGGATCGCCCCGGCCGAGAACCAGAGTCTTCCCGATCTGACAGCCGATGCCGGGGCCAAACTCCTCGCGGCCCTGACCCCCGACGATACCGGCCTGCGGTTTCTTCCAGTCAAGGAACAGGGGCTGCTCGCCTCCGAGAAGTCGGGAGACTTCACCGGGCTGTTCATCGGTTTCAGCTTCTTCCTGATCGTCGCGGCGTCGCTCCTGATCGGCCTCCTGTTCCGGCTCGGGATCGAGCGGCGGATCCGGGAGTTCGGTCTCCTGTCCGCCGTCGGATGGCCTCCCTCACGCGTTCGAAACGCATTCGTGCTCGAAGGGGCGTTCCTCGTCCTCATCGGCATCATTCTGGGAGCCGCCGCCGGCGTCGCCTACGCCGAACTCATGATGTACGGACTCCGGACGTGGTGGATCGGGGCGGTCGGAACGCGGTTCCTCTTTCTCTCGGTCCATCCGGCGACGCTCGCCATCGGAGCGGCGATCTCGGCCGTCGTCTCCCTCCTGGCGATCCTATGGGGCCTGCGGCAGCCGCGACGGTACACGACGCGCGAACAGCTCTCCGGAGCCAGCGAGGCGACGGAAGGAACCCGCCCGGGACGCGGCGGATGGTCACGGGGGATCGCGGCCGGCGGACTCGGACTCGCCGGGCTGCTCCTCATCGCGTCGCTGACGGGGCTGGTCCCGCAGACGGAAGCCTTCGGCGGGTTCTCGTGGCAGATCGTGGCCTTCTTCGTCACCGGGATCGCGGCCCTGACCGGATCCCAGGCGGCGTTCGCGGCTTGGCTCGCCTCGGACCGCGCGGTGACGGTCCGAGGACGCGGGGCCGCGGCGACCGCGCGGCTCAGCCTTCGCAACGCCTCCCGTCATCGCTCGCGAAGCCTGTTGACCGCGAGCCTCCTCGCGAGCGCCGTCTTCGTCGTCGTCGCGGTCGCGGCGGGACGACGGAACCCGGCCGTCGAGAAGCCGGAGCCGCATTCCGGCAATGGCGGGTTCACGCTCGTCGCCCAGACCAGCAGTCCCCTGCTCTACGATCTGAACACGTCGGCGGGCCGCGCCAAACTCGGACTGAACCCGAACAACGATCCGGCCGTCGACGCCCTCGCGGCGGAGATGCGTGTCGCGAGCTTCCGGACGAAGCCCGGCGAAGACGCCAGCTGTCTCAACATCTACCGGACGAGCGTCCCCACAATCCTCGGGCTTCCCGAAGCGACGCTGGAGGAGTTCTCGAAGTCGAAGCGGTTCAAGTTTGCCGACACCCCCTCGGCCGATCCCTGGCCGCTGCTGCTGAAACCGGCCGCGCACGGCGGGATTCCGGTCTTCGGGGACATGAACACCCTCATGTACTCGCTTCACAAGGGGATCGGCAGCTCGATCGAAGCCCGCGACGCCAACGGCTCGCCCGTCACGCTGGAGGTGGTCGGGATGCTCGACGCCAGCGTCCTTCAGGGGGTGCTGGTGATGTCCGAGGCGAACTTCCTGAAGCTCTATCCCGACTCCGGCTTCCGCGACTTCCTCATCGAGTGTCCGGTCGAGAAGGCGGATGAGATCTCGACGCTGCTCGAATCGCGGCTGGGCGATTCCGGGTTCGATGCTGAGCGGGTCGCCGTCCGGCTGGCCGATTTCCTAGCAGTCCAGAACACCTACCTCTCGACGTTCCAGAGCCTCGGCGGGCTGGGGCTCCTGCTCGGGACACTAGGGCTGGCGACCGTCATGCTCCGCAATGTCCTCGAACGCCGCGGAGAGCTGGCCCTGATGCGGGCGATCGGGATCGGCAACCGCCGCGTGGGGGCGATGGTGCTGGTCGAGAATCTCTTTCTCGTGGCGATGGGAACGCTCTCCGGCGCGGGGGCGGCGCTCCTTTCGATGGGGCCGCATCTGCGGACCGCGGGGGCCGATGTTCCGTGGGGCTCGCTCCTGATGCTGGTCTCCGGGGTGATTGCGATCGGAGCCATTGCCGCACTCGGGGCGGTTTGGAACGCCGTTCGCTCGCCGATCGTCTCTACCCTGCGAGGCGAGTGA
- a CDS encoding TRASH domain-containing protein: protein MDRSWAWGLVILTACVLLRGDSMPPDVAAQKAGLADFNSLIGGWRGVGQVRRSSTSGAWTETAEWVWHFGPQEVAVDYVVKDGKLFESGRLSYAPATKEYTLAAVLPDKSKQTLVGTMDGNKLVLTTTEKDAAQKEMAEIHRMTITRLSPIRTLVLFEKRTPAQERFSRVAEVGYTRADAHLAREGGNGPECVVTGGVGTITVMHKGKTYYVCCTGCKQAFEDDPEGILAEYFAQKKAKK from the coding sequence ATGGACCGAAGCTGGGCTTGGGGGCTCGTGATTCTCACCGCGTGTGTGCTCCTGCGGGGCGATTCCATGCCCCCGGACGTCGCGGCCCAGAAGGCGGGTCTCGCGGACTTCAACTCGCTGATCGGCGGCTGGCGCGGCGTCGGACAGGTCCGCCGGAGCTCGACCTCGGGCGCCTGGACCGAAACCGCCGAATGGGTCTGGCATTTCGGGCCCCAGGAAGTCGCGGTGGACTACGTGGTCAAGGACGGAAAGCTCTTTGAATCGGGCCGGCTCTCCTACGCGCCGGCCACCAAGGAATACACCCTCGCCGCCGTCCTGCCCGACAAGTCGAAGCAGACCCTCGTCGGAACGATGGACGGCAACAAGCTCGTCCTGACGACGACGGAGAAGGACGCGGCACAAAAGGAGATGGCCGAGATCCACCGGATGACGATCACGCGGCTCAGTCCCATCCGGACGCTGGTCCTCTTCGAGAAGCGGACACCGGCCCAGGAGCGATTCTCCCGAGTCGCCGAAGTGGGCTACACGCGGGCCGACGCGCACCTCGCCCGCGAAGGGGGGAACGGCCCCGAGTGCGTCGTGACCGGCGGCGTCGGAACGATCACTGTGATGCACAAGGGAAAGACCTACTATGTCTGTTGCACGGGCTGCAAGCAGGCATTCGAAGACGATCCCGAGGGGATCCTCGCAGAGTACTTTGCGCAGAAGAAGGCGAAGAAGTAG